In Panthera leo isolate Ple1 chromosome B3, P.leo_Ple1_pat1.1, whole genome shotgun sequence, a single genomic region encodes these proteins:
- the SDR39U1 gene encoding epimerase family protein SDR39U1 isoform X1, with protein sequence MRKLLWLGGGTGFIGTALTQLLKARGHEVTLVSRKPGPGRITWDELATSGLPRCDAAVNLAGENILNPLRRWNETFQKEVLSSRLETTQILAKAITKAPQPPKAWVLVTGVAYYQPSPTAEYDEDSPGGDFDFFSNLVTKWETAARLPGESTRQVVVRSGVVLGRGGGAIGQMLLPFRLGLGGPIGSGHQFFPWIHIRDLAGILIHALEASHVQGVLNGVAPAPTTTNAEFAKALGAALGRPAFIPLPSMVVQAVFGQERAIMLLEGQKVVPRRTLATGYQYSFPELGAALKEVVA encoded by the exons ATGAGGAAGTTACTTTGGTTGG GTGGCGGGACGGGCTTCATTGGGACAGCCCTAACCCAGCTGTTGAAAGCCAGGGGCCACGAAGTGACGTTGGTCTCCCGAAAGCCCGGGCCCGGTCGGATCACCTGG GATGAGCTTGCTACGTCGGGGCTGCCGCGCTGTGATGCGGCTGTCAACCTGGCAGGAGAGAACATCCTCAACCCTCTCCGAAG ATGGAATGAAACCTTCCAGAAGGAGGTTCTCAGCAGCCGCTTGGAGACCACCCAGATATTGGCTAAAGCCATCACCAAAGCCCCACAACCCCCCAAGGCCTGGGTCTTAGTCACTGGTGTAG CTTACTACCAGCCCAGCCCGACTGCAGAGTACGATGAGGACAGCCCAGGAGGGGATTTTGACTTTTTCTCCAACCTGGTAACCAAATGGGAAACTGCAGCCAGGCTTCCTGGAGAGTCTACACGCCAGGTGGTGGTGCGTTCTG GGGTCGTGCTGGGTCGTGGGGGCGGTGCCATCGGTCAGATGCTGCTGCCCTTCCGCCTGGGCCTGGGGGGCCCCATCGGCTCGGGCCACCAGTTCTTCCCCTGGATTCACATCAGAGACCTGGCAGGAATCCTGATCCATGCCCTTGAAGCAAGCCACGTGCAGGGGGTCCTGAATGGAGTGGCTCCAGCCCCCACTACTACAAATGCTGAGTTTGCCAAGGCTTTGGGCGCTGCCCTAGGCCGCCCAGCCTTCATCCCTCTCCCCAGCATGGTGGTGCAAGCTGTCTTTGGGCAAGAGCGTGCCATCATGCTGCTGGAGGGCCAGAAGGTGGTCCCACGGCGGACACTGGCCACAGGCTACCAGTATTCCTTCCCAGAGCTAGGGGCCGCCTTGAAGGAAGTCGTAGCCTAA
- the LOC122221281 gene encoding chymase isoform X1 yields MHCLPLALPLLLLCSRAEAGEIIGGTECKPHSRPYMAHLEIVTLQNRLASCGGFLIRRNFVLTAAHCAGRSIMVTLGAHNIQKKEDTWQKLEVIKQFPHPKYDDSALLHDIMLLKLKEKANLTLAVGMLPLPPQFNVIPPGRMCRVAGWGKTQLNEPGSDTLQEVKQRLMNPQACRHYRTFDHNLQLCVGNPRKTTSAFEGDSGGPLLCAGVAQGIVSHGRKNAKPPVVFTRISHYRPWINEVLKQN; encoded by the exons GAGAGATCATCGGGGGCACAGAGTGCAAGCCACACTCCCGCCCTTACATGGCCCACCTGGAAATTGTCACTCTCCAGAATAGACTGGCATCTTGCGGTGGTTTCCTGATAAGACGGAACTTTGTGCTGACGGCTGCTCACTGTGCAGGAAG GTCCATAATGGTCACCCTTGGAGCCCATaacatacaaaagaaagaagacacatggCAGAAGCTTGAGGTCATAAAACAATTTCCTCACCCAAAATATGATGATAGTGCTCTTCTCCATGACATCATGTTACTGAAG TTGAAGGAGAAAGCTAACCTGACCCTGGCCGTGGGGATGCTCCCCCTTCCGCCCCAGTTCAACGTCATCCCACCCGGGAGAATGTGCCGGGTGGCTGGCTGGGGAAAAACACAATTGAATGAACCAGGCTCTGATACTCTGCAAGAAGTGAAGCAGAGACTCATGAATCCCCAAGCCTGCAGACACTACAGAACTTTCGACCACAACCTCCAATTGTGTGTTGGCAATCCCAGGAAGACAACATCTGCATTTGAG ggAGATTCAGGGGGCCCTCTTCTgtgtgctggggtggctcagggcATCGTCTCCCATGGACGGAAGAATGCAAAGCCCCCTGTTGTCTTCACCCGGATCTCCCACTACCGGCCCTGGATCAATGAGGTCCTGAAGCAGAATtaa
- the SDR39U1 gene encoding epimerase family protein SDR39U1 isoform X2, producing the protein MRVFVGGGTGFIGTALTQLLKARGHEVTLVSRKPGPGRITWDELATSGLPRCDAAVNLAGENILNPLRRWNETFQKEVLSSRLETTQILAKAITKAPQPPKAWVLVTGVAYYQPSPTAEYDEDSPGGDFDFFSNLVTKWETAARLPGESTRQVVVRSGVVLGRGGGAIGQMLLPFRLGLGGPIGSGHQFFPWIHIRDLAGILIHALEASHVQGVLNGVAPAPTTTNAEFAKALGAALGRPAFIPLPSMVVQAVFGQERAIMLLEGQKVVPRRTLATGYQYSFPELGAALKEVVA; encoded by the exons ATGCGGGTGTTTGTgg GTGGCGGGACGGGCTTCATTGGGACAGCCCTAACCCAGCTGTTGAAAGCCAGGGGCCACGAAGTGACGTTGGTCTCCCGAAAGCCCGGGCCCGGTCGGATCACCTGG GATGAGCTTGCTACGTCGGGGCTGCCGCGCTGTGATGCGGCTGTCAACCTGGCAGGAGAGAACATCCTCAACCCTCTCCGAAG ATGGAATGAAACCTTCCAGAAGGAGGTTCTCAGCAGCCGCTTGGAGACCACCCAGATATTGGCTAAAGCCATCACCAAAGCCCCACAACCCCCCAAGGCCTGGGTCTTAGTCACTGGTGTAG CTTACTACCAGCCCAGCCCGACTGCAGAGTACGATGAGGACAGCCCAGGAGGGGATTTTGACTTTTTCTCCAACCTGGTAACCAAATGGGAAACTGCAGCCAGGCTTCCTGGAGAGTCTACACGCCAGGTGGTGGTGCGTTCTG GGGTCGTGCTGGGTCGTGGGGGCGGTGCCATCGGTCAGATGCTGCTGCCCTTCCGCCTGGGCCTGGGGGGCCCCATCGGCTCGGGCCACCAGTTCTTCCCCTGGATTCACATCAGAGACCTGGCAGGAATCCTGATCCATGCCCTTGAAGCAAGCCACGTGCAGGGGGTCCTGAATGGAGTGGCTCCAGCCCCCACTACTACAAATGCTGAGTTTGCCAAGGCTTTGGGCGCTGCCCTAGGCCGCCCAGCCTTCATCCCTCTCCCCAGCATGGTGGTGCAAGCTGTCTTTGGGCAAGAGCGTGCCATCATGCTGCTGGAGGGCCAGAAGGTGGTCCCACGGCGGACACTGGCCACAGGCTACCAGTATTCCTTCCCAGAGCTAGGGGCCGCCTTGAAGGAAGTCGTAGCCTAA
- the LOC122221281 gene encoding chymase isoform X2, translating to MVTLGAHNIQKKEDTWQKLEVIKQFPHPKYDDSALLHDIMLLKLKEKANLTLAVGMLPLPPQFNVIPPGRMCRVAGWGKTQLNEPGSDTLQEVKQRLMNPQACRHYRTFDHNLQLCVGNPRKTTSAFEGDSGGPLLCAGVAQGIVSHGRKNAKPPVVFTRISHYRPWINEVLKQN from the exons ATGGTCACCCTTGGAGCCCATaacatacaaaagaaagaagacacatggCAGAAGCTTGAGGTCATAAAACAATTTCCTCACCCAAAATATGATGATAGTGCTCTTCTCCATGACATCATGTTACTGAAG TTGAAGGAGAAAGCTAACCTGACCCTGGCCGTGGGGATGCTCCCCCTTCCGCCCCAGTTCAACGTCATCCCACCCGGGAGAATGTGCCGGGTGGCTGGCTGGGGAAAAACACAATTGAATGAACCAGGCTCTGATACTCTGCAAGAAGTGAAGCAGAGACTCATGAATCCCCAAGCCTGCAGACACTACAGAACTTTCGACCACAACCTCCAATTGTGTGTTGGCAATCCCAGGAAGACAACATCTGCATTTGAG ggAGATTCAGGGGGCCCTCTTCTgtgtgctggggtggctcagggcATCGTCTCCCATGGACGGAAGAATGCAAAGCCCCCTGTTGTCTTCACCCGGATCTCCCACTACCGGCCCTGGATCAATGAGGTCCTGAAGCAGAATtaa